From a single Nicotiana tomentosiformis chromosome 2, ASM39032v3, whole genome shotgun sequence genomic region:
- the LOC104103424 gene encoding glutenin, high molecular weight subunit 12-like isoform X6 — MDRGNYRRGGGGGNRGRGRGRGRGGGNSEQEQGCGGGRGGPQMGSYNEQPPFQPPQQWGNQPRASGPGQYQGRGAPYNQQGTGQHHTAGQNPGRGGTAWVSRGGGGTAWPRPPPQQQPQQHGSSGGGTAWTRPPPKQRQQDVSSGSGTAWIRAPPQQPQQHGGGGGCGNQLQRDVEPSRSGASNVRSRGAPSGSSPSQSSGPIHQMDRQPVKKMAVESQYPDYSHFVSLPLAIYPELVNKLINFQNSVLGITEVSKSPTSESKASELFELGIEKSIFINPETFHLTVLILKLWNKDRFEAAAQVLRSVSPKVLDALENRPVSIRLKGLECMRGSPAKAYVVYAPVEVIGGEARLLRACQVIIDAFTEAGLVLEKDANRKLKIRKC, encoded by the exons ATGGACCGTGGAAATTACCGACGTGGTGGCGGTGGAGGTAACCGTGGTCGtggccgaggccgaggccgtggcgGTGGTAACTCCGAACAGGAGCAAGGCTGTGGAGGCGGAAGGGGTGGGCCCCAGATGGGTTCATACAATGAGCAGCCACCATTTCAGCCTCCACAACAATGGGGTAACCAGCCAAGGGCATCTGGTCCGGGTCAATATCAGGGTCGTGGGGCTCCTTATAATCAGCAGGGTACGGGTCAGCACCATACAGCTGGTCAGAATCCGGGTCGTGGTGGTACTGCTTGGGTCAGTCGTGGTGGCGGTGGTACTGCTTGGCCCCGGCCACCACCGCAGCAGCAGCCACAGCAACATGGTAGTAGTGGCGGTGGTACTGCTTGGACGCGACCACCACCGAAGCAGCGACAACAAGATGTTAGTAGCGGCAGTGGTACTGCTTGGATACGGGCACCGCCACAGCAGCCTCAGCAACATGGTGGTGGCGGCGGCTGTGGAAACCAGCTGCAACGGGATGTGGAACCGAGTAGATCAGGAGCATCAAATGTTCGTTCTAGGGGTGCACCTTCAGGCTCTAGTCCTTCTCAGTCTTCTG GTCCTATCCATCAAATGGATCGACAGCCTGTGAAAAAAATG GCAGTTGAAAGCCAATATCCGGACTACTCTCACTTTGTATCGCTTCCATTAGCCATATATCCTGAACTGGTAAACAAACTCATCAACTTTCAGAACTCAGTTCTTGGAATTACTGAAGTGTCTAAGTCCCCTACCTCAGAATCAAAGGCTTCAGAACTATTTG AGTTGGGAATTGAGAAGTCCATCTTTATTAATCCAGAAACATTCCACTTGACTGTGCTCATACTGAAGCTTTGGAATAAGGACCGTTTTGAAGCTGCTGCTCAGGTTTTGCGG AGtgtctcaccaaaagtacttgaTGCTTTGGAGAACCGACCTGTGTCTATAAGACTGAAGGGTTTG GAGTGCATGAGAGGGTCTCCGGCAAAAGCTTATGTTGTATATGCTCCTGTGGAAGTAATTGGTGGTGAAGCCCGACTTTTACGTGCTTGTC AGGTCATCATTGATGCGTTCACTGAAGCTGGTCTTGTTCTTGAAAAAGATGCAAACCGGAAGTTAAAG ATCAGGAAATGCTGA